From Trueperella pecoris, a single genomic window includes:
- a CDS encoding tetratricopeptide repeat protein — protein MSENEKYDNSEGRARRSSGWNSASDRFGSRRGNWDRDRNGRDDRRGGWNRDGQGRWDRDRNDRNERGGWDRDRNDRNERGGWERNRNDRNDRREGWGRDERRDGRRGNWDRDRNGRDDRRGGWNRDGQGRWDRDCNDRNERGGWERDDRRERPERDSEQLRDNGRHLEIPDSISGDSLDKGARQQLRSLNKDNADRVARHLVYAGEMLEIDPEVAYDHARAAYQSAARIDVVREALGLTAYATGRYSEALRELRTYRRMSDDYTHVPLEADSERGLGRPEKALRFIEGIPLQRLSAEAQIELALVTSGARAETGDSERGLSVLEKIKVDNLPQELAARVQLIKADRLEELGRQDEAEELRQTWASVYEGEGGDIMVDLEDVLDDLDDPADVAEGAAEPADDDFEDDLDDELAADFDEEFGEDELDIELDDAAEADEDELDVDELDEADDLDETNALDEEEDESLLDDESDEESFFQGEFNFMTDDEIEAALEADQDLDLNDGEDEE, from the coding sequence ATGTCTGAGAACGAAAAGTACGATAACTCGGAAGGCCGCGCAAGGCGTTCCTCCGGCTGGAACTCGGCTTCTGACCGCTTCGGCAGCCGCCGCGGCAACTGGGACCGTGATCGCAACGGTCGCGATGATCGTCGTGGTGGTTGGAATCGCGATGGGCAGGGCCGCTGGGACCGTGACCGTAACGACCGTAATGAGCGTGGCGGCTGGGACCGTGACCGTAACGACCGTAATGAGCGTGGCGGCTGGGAACGTAACCGTAATGATCGCAATGATCGCCGTGAGGGCTGGGGCCGTGACGAGCGTCGTGATGGCCGCCGCGGCAACTGGGACCGTGATCGCAACGGTCGCGATGATCGTCGTGGTGGTTGGAATCGCGATGGGCAGGGCCGCTGGGACCGTGACTGTAACGACCGTAATGAGCGTGGCGGCTGGGAACGTGATGACCGCCGTGAGCGCCCTGAGCGGGATAGCGAGCAGCTCCGCGACAATGGTCGCCACCTCGAGATCCCGGATTCGATTTCCGGAGATTCCCTAGACAAGGGCGCCCGCCAGCAGCTTCGTTCGCTGAATAAGGACAACGCTGATCGCGTGGCACGCCACCTTGTCTATGCAGGTGAGATGCTTGAGATCGATCCGGAGGTCGCTTACGACCATGCCCGTGCGGCCTACCAGAGCGCGGCCCGCATCGACGTGGTTCGCGAAGCACTTGGTCTGACGGCTTACGCAACTGGCCGCTACTCGGAGGCCCTGCGCGAACTTCGCACCTATCGTCGGATGAGCGACGATTACACGCACGTGCCGCTTGAGGCAGATTCTGAGCGTGGGCTTGGTCGTCCGGAGAAGGCGCTGCGCTTCATCGAGGGCATTCCGCTCCAGCGGCTGTCTGCCGAGGCTCAGATCGAACTGGCGCTTGTCACGTCGGGTGCGCGCGCGGAGACGGGCGACTCCGAGCGAGGTCTGTCCGTTCTCGAAAAGATCAAGGTCGACAATCTTCCCCAAGAGCTCGCTGCGCGCGTGCAGCTGATCAAAGCGGACCGGCTTGAGGAACTCGGCCGTCAGGACGAGGCCGAGGAGCTTCGTCAGACGTGGGCTTCGGTCTATGAAGGTGAAGGCGGCGACATTATGGTCGACCTCGAGGACGTCCTCGATGACCTTGACGATCCGGCCGACGTCGCCGAAGGCGCGGCCGAGCCCGCTGACGACGATTTCGAGGACGATCTCGATGATGAACTCGCCGCGGATTTTGACGAGGAGTTCGGGGAGGACGAGCTGGACATTGAACTCGATGACGCCGCGGAGGCAGACGAGGACGAGCTGGACGTTGATGAGCTTGATGAGGCTGACGACCTTGATGAAACTAACGCACTTGACGAGGAAGAAGACGAGTCTCTCCTTGACGATGAGTCTGACGAGGAGAGCTTCTTCCAGGGCGAGTTTAATTTCATGACCGACGATGAGATCGAGGCGGCGCTTGAGGCCGACCAAGACCTCGACCTGAACGATGGTGAGGACGAGGAGTAA
- a CDS encoding HAD-IIA family hydrolase: MSLGTCDRALSAQFDYLLLDLDGVCYRGSAPIENASEGLAQARSQGIGAAYITNNSMASPPHVAAKLKAVGIDALPEEIYTSSRTGVAQLLEHVPAGAKVLPLGTEGLFYELERADVVVVSSADDRPDAVLQGLSKDLSWAELSEAALAIRAGALYVATNLDATLPLERGQHLGCGSMVAAVVHATGVEPLSSGKPAPDMYRLAMKETGAQRPLCVGDRLNTDIAGANAAALPSFHVLTGVSQARDIMLASVNERPTFLGIDMLDINRPAPAIVRGGDEFVCGERRASIDVVDQQLILDGNAAVEADLDGYRALVAAVWSAIDDGVRREDLAWLPNLKVVR; the protein is encoded by the coding sequence ATGAGCCTCGGTACGTGTGATCGGGCGCTGAGTGCGCAATTCGACTACTTGCTGCTGGATCTCGATGGAGTGTGCTACCGCGGGTCCGCCCCGATTGAGAATGCCTCGGAGGGACTGGCGCAAGCACGCAGTCAGGGCATTGGCGCGGCATATATTACGAACAATTCGATGGCTTCGCCGCCACATGTGGCCGCGAAGCTGAAGGCCGTTGGCATCGATGCGTTACCCGAAGAGATTTACACGAGTTCACGTACCGGGGTTGCTCAGCTCCTCGAACACGTTCCGGCGGGGGCAAAGGTTTTGCCGCTCGGCACCGAGGGCCTCTTCTATGAGCTTGAGAGGGCAGACGTGGTGGTCGTGTCGTCGGCTGACGATCGGCCTGACGCAGTTCTCCAGGGGCTTTCAAAGGACCTGTCGTGGGCCGAACTGTCGGAGGCTGCGCTCGCCATTCGGGCAGGTGCGCTCTACGTCGCGACCAACCTTGATGCGACGCTTCCGCTCGAACGCGGCCAGCACCTCGGGTGCGGTTCGATGGTCGCAGCCGTCGTGCATGCGACCGGCGTTGAGCCGCTAAGCTCGGGCAAGCCCGCTCCCGACATGTATCGTCTGGCGATGAAGGAGACGGGTGCGCAACGCCCACTGTGCGTGGGCGACCGGCTGAACACGGATATCGCCGGCGCTAATGCCGCGGCGCTGCCGTCTTTCCACGTGCTCACGGGTGTGAGCCAGGCGCGTGACATCATGCTCGCATCTGTTAACGAGCGTCCGACCTTCTTAGGCATCGATATGCTCGATATCAACCGGCCCGCCCCGGCCATCGTCCGCGGTGGTGACGAATTCGTGTGCGGCGAGCGGAGGGCGAGTATCGACGTCGTCGACCAGCAGCTGATCCTCGACGGAAATGCGGCGGTTGAGGCTGACCTCGATGGCTATCGGGCGTTGGTGGCAGCGGTCTGGAGCGCTATCGACGACGGCGTGCGCCGAGAGGACTTGGCCTGGCTCCCGAACCTGAAGGTGGTTCGATAG
- a CDS encoding TlyA family RNA methyltransferase translates to MARLIRVDAELVRRRLARSRGEAGDLIHAGRVLLDGIAVTKPARQMDPAQALLVTEGERDDYASRGAHKLIGALDYLGDRAPVIKGVRALDAGASTGGFTDVLLRRGAKEVLAVDVGYGQLAWRLREDPRVIVMERTNVRTLEPKDVAPAPDLVVGDLSFISLTLVIPALARCASASADFLLMVKPQFEIGKDRLGAGGVVRDPAQHVETVLKVAQSARREGLAIQAVAPSPLPGPAGNVEYFLHMLAGGVDLGDNLEQAVEKAVASGPAGSAH, encoded by the coding sequence ATGGCGAGGCTCATTCGTGTCGACGCCGAACTTGTGCGGCGTCGTCTCGCACGCTCGCGTGGCGAGGCGGGAGATTTGATTCATGCGGGTCGGGTGCTGCTTGACGGGATAGCCGTCACGAAGCCCGCGCGTCAGATGGATCCTGCCCAGGCGCTCCTCGTGACGGAGGGTGAGAGGGACGACTACGCCTCCCGCGGCGCACACAAGCTCATCGGCGCCTTGGATTATCTGGGTGATCGTGCGCCCGTGATTAAGGGCGTGCGTGCCCTCGACGCCGGGGCCTCGACGGGCGGTTTTACCGACGTCCTTCTTCGGCGTGGCGCGAAGGAGGTGCTCGCCGTCGACGTTGGCTACGGTCAGCTCGCCTGGAGGCTGCGAGAGGATCCGCGCGTGATCGTCATGGAGCGCACCAACGTTCGTACGCTCGAACCGAAGGACGTGGCGCCGGCGCCGGACCTCGTGGTTGGGGATCTGTCGTTTATTTCGCTCACGTTGGTCATACCGGCCCTTGCGCGGTGTGCGAGTGCCAGCGCCGATTTTCTGCTCATGGTCAAGCCGCAGTTCGAGATCGGCAAGGATCGGCTGGGCGCGGGCGGCGTCGTTCGAGATCCTGCCCAGCACGTGGAGACGGTTCTTAAAGTTGCGCAGTCGGCCCGGCGCGAGGGGTTAGCGATCCAGGCGGTGGCTCCCTCGCCGTTGCCAGGTCCAGCTGGAAATGTGGAATACTTTTTGCACATGTTGGCTGGCGGCGTGGATCTCGGGGATAATCTCGAACAGGCCGTGGAAAAAGCGGTAGCGTCAGGACCGGCAGGTTCGGCACACTAG
- a CDS encoding NAD kinase, producing MTVRVGIVTHDQRLDAAHDARVARDRLVDAGAQAFWVDEEPDQLACADLLLVVGGDGTILRAAELARPFETPILGINFGHVGFLAEEDPSEFAQVVRAIVRKEWTVDTRLTIDVTVTYPDGHTASDWALNEASVEKGPNARMIEANIGVDGLGLSSFKADAVVLSTPTGSTAYSFSAGGPIVWPDVQALLLTPIAAHALFARPLVVSKDSTLEVRLRSDNAVVWFDGRRTLEAPEGSFITAVKGEHPVRLARLNDSPFSGRLVRKFHLPVDGWRQPKDPA from the coding sequence TTGACCGTTCGCGTTGGAATCGTGACCCACGATCAGCGCCTGGATGCGGCACACGATGCCCGGGTGGCTCGTGATCGCCTCGTCGACGCCGGGGCGCAGGCATTCTGGGTAGATGAGGAACCAGATCAGCTGGCCTGCGCCGATCTTCTCCTTGTCGTTGGTGGTGACGGCACGATCTTGCGTGCCGCTGAGCTCGCCAGGCCCTTCGAGACGCCCATTTTGGGTATCAACTTCGGTCACGTCGGCTTTCTTGCCGAGGAGGACCCGTCGGAGTTCGCGCAGGTCGTTCGCGCTATCGTGCGCAAGGAATGGACGGTGGACACTCGCCTGACGATTGACGTGACGGTGACGTACCCGGACGGCCACACGGCCAGCGACTGGGCTCTGAACGAGGCCTCGGTCGAAAAGGGGCCCAACGCGCGCATGATCGAAGCGAACATCGGCGTGGACGGCCTGGGCTTGTCCTCCTTTAAGGCGGACGCCGTTGTGCTGTCGACGCCCACGGGTTCGACTGCCTACAGCTTCTCCGCGGGCGGGCCGATTGTGTGGCCCGATGTGCAGGCTTTGCTCCTGACGCCGATTGCCGCTCACGCGCTCTTTGCTCGGCCACTGGTTGTCTCGAAGGACTCCACGCTTGAGGTGCGCCTGCGCTCGGATAACGCGGTTGTGTGGTTCGACGGCCGCCGCACACTCGAGGCGCCCGAGGGTTCCTTCATTACGGCGGTCAAGGGCGAGCACCCGGTCCGGCTGGCGCGTTTGAACGATTCGCCCTTCTCTGGCCGCCTCGTGCGCAAGTTCCATTTGCCAGTCGACGGCTGGCGTCAGCCGAAGGATCCAGCGTGA
- the recN gene encoding DNA repair protein RecN, with the protein MIDELRISQLGVIESANLNLSNGMTAITGETGAGKTMALTSLSLLMGAKADPSRVRAGAEKATVEATFVVSAESPVVSIVENAGGTVDMEGDQAAIIVARHVPARGRSRAYVGGQTVPMAVLEEIAQHLVTVHGQTDQLKLRSEAQQRAALDAFGGPPLMEAREAYDRAWANLRQAQATLEEFRAGMRQAASERLALEALVKRVDAVEPQAGEEDELKARAMVLEHVEDLRVAMASSMSVLSGEDDGGVLGAIDTAAQMLAQVCDADTELGDLSQQLHDVSIVASDVVNVLGLKLAALEADPEELNEIHARRAELRSLQRDLGMSIEEILDQRASADAKLRSLAAPEEHLAELEEKVKEAHRSVMDYGRRLRTQRRKAGEKLGALVSEELHGLAMKDATFSVAIEPTDGPTRHGLDEVTFLLAAHRGTPALPLSSTASGGEISRIMLALESALNANPMPDHTFIFDEVDAGIGGKTALSVGQRLARVGKASQVLTVTHLAQVAAYADHHVVVTKKTDGSATSTDVVVIDGEERVEELARMLSGHAESAAARTHAAELLSTAVVP; encoded by the coding sequence GTGATTGATGAACTGCGTATTTCCCAGCTCGGAGTCATCGAGTCGGCAAACCTGAACTTGTCGAACGGCATGACGGCCATTACGGGTGAGACCGGCGCGGGCAAAACGATGGCGTTGACCTCCCTGTCCCTGCTCATGGGGGCAAAGGCAGACCCGAGCCGTGTGCGGGCGGGCGCCGAGAAGGCCACCGTCGAGGCGACGTTCGTGGTGTCCGCCGAGTCGCCGGTCGTGTCGATCGTGGAAAACGCCGGTGGCACCGTGGATATGGAGGGCGATCAGGCCGCCATCATCGTTGCTCGGCATGTTCCGGCCCGCGGACGCTCGCGTGCCTACGTCGGCGGACAGACGGTCCCGATGGCGGTGCTTGAAGAGATCGCCCAGCATCTTGTGACCGTCCACGGACAGACCGACCAGCTTAAGCTCCGCTCGGAGGCGCAGCAGCGCGCGGCACTCGATGCGTTTGGCGGTCCGCCACTCATGGAGGCACGCGAGGCCTACGATCGGGCCTGGGCAAACCTGCGCCAGGCGCAGGCGACGCTCGAGGAGTTCCGCGCGGGCATGCGTCAGGCCGCCTCGGAACGGCTCGCGCTGGAGGCGCTTGTCAAGCGTGTCGACGCCGTCGAGCCGCAGGCTGGTGAGGAAGACGAGTTAAAGGCTCGGGCGATGGTTCTCGAACACGTGGAAGATCTTCGCGTTGCGATGGCAAGTTCGATGAGTGTGCTCAGTGGCGAGGATGACGGGGGAGTGTTGGGCGCCATTGACACGGCGGCGCAGATGCTCGCCCAGGTGTGCGACGCCGACACGGAACTCGGCGATCTTTCTCAGCAACTCCACGACGTATCAATCGTCGCCTCCGACGTCGTCAACGTACTGGGCTTGAAGCTTGCCGCGCTCGAGGCCGATCCCGAAGAGTTGAACGAGATTCACGCCAGGCGTGCGGAGCTGCGTTCGCTTCAGCGCGACTTGGGGATGTCCATCGAGGAGATTCTTGACCAGCGGGCCTCGGCAGATGCGAAGCTACGTTCGTTGGCGGCACCTGAGGAGCACCTTGCCGAGCTCGAGGAGAAGGTGAAGGAGGCCCATCGTTCTGTCATGGACTACGGCCGCCGGCTCCGCACGCAACGCCGCAAGGCGGGCGAAAAACTTGGGGCGTTGGTGAGTGAGGAATTGCATGGCCTGGCCATGAAAGACGCCACATTTAGCGTCGCCATCGAGCCGACTGACGGCCCGACCCGCCACGGTCTCGACGAGGTGACCTTCCTGCTTGCCGCCCATCGTGGCACGCCCGCACTGCCGCTGTCGTCGACGGCCTCAGGCGGTGAAATATCGCGCATCATGCTCGCGCTCGAGAGCGCGCTGAATGCCAACCCGATGCCCGATCACACCTTCATCTTTGACGAGGTGGACGCGGGAATCGGCGGAAAGACGGCGCTTTCGGTCGGTCAGCGGCTTGCACGGGTCGGCAAGGCTAGCCAGGTATTGACGGTGACCCACCTCGCCCAGGTGGCGGCCTACGCCGACCACCACGTCGTCGTCACGAAGAAGACAGATGGGTCGGCGACGTCGACCGATGTGGTGGTCATCGACGGGGAGGAGCGGGTCGAGGAGCTGGCCCGCATGCTCTCGGGCCACGCCGAATCGGCTGCGGCGCGCACCCATGCGGCTGAATTACTTTCCACTGCCGTTGTGCCATGA
- the steA gene encoding putative cytokinetic ring protein SteA: MKFKRRHRDVEVDTGELAGIARVDSRTKNLVKRLNPGELAVIDHEDIDRVAAESLVEARPAAVLNAAKSTSGRYPNMGPQILHDAGIPVIDNLGSGIMDIRDGHTLKITADGEVYRGLTLISQGDYQTAESIEQNLEAAKAGMTVQLKAFANNTMEYLDKEQELILDGAGLPAVRTVFEGRHVLIVVRGHDYKEDLQTLRPYIREYRPVIVGVDGGADAVLEAGYKLDMIIGDMDSVSDEALRSGAEVVVHAYRDGNAPGQKRLEDLGVEHSIFPAAGTSEDIAMLLADGKGANMIVAVGTHSNLMDFLDKGRRGMASTFLTRLQVGSKLVDARGVSRLYRSRISNWQIAFLLIAGVACVMAAVSATEVGRITFDLINVWWSDLIIWIKNLF; this comes from the coding sequence ATGAAGTTTAAGCGCCGACACCGCGATGTAGAAGTCGACACGGGTGAGCTCGCTGGCATTGCCCGCGTCGATTCGCGCACGAAGAATCTCGTCAAGAGGCTTAACCCCGGCGAGCTCGCCGTCATCGACCATGAGGACATCGATCGCGTCGCTGCCGAAAGCCTTGTCGAGGCTCGGCCCGCCGCCGTGCTCAACGCGGCCAAATCGACGTCGGGAAGATATCCCAATATGGGCCCGCAGATTCTTCACGACGCCGGAATCCCCGTGATCGACAACCTCGGCTCGGGAATTATGGACATTCGTGATGGCCACACGTTGAAGATTACGGCCGACGGCGAGGTCTATCGCGGGCTGACGCTGATCAGTCAGGGCGACTATCAGACGGCCGAGTCAATCGAGCAGAATCTCGAGGCGGCCAAGGCGGGCATGACGGTCCAGCTCAAAGCTTTCGCCAACAACACGATGGAGTACCTCGACAAGGAGCAGGAGCTCATCCTCGACGGTGCGGGATTGCCAGCCGTGCGTACAGTTTTCGAGGGCCGTCACGTGCTGATCGTGGTGCGCGGCCATGACTACAAGGAAGACCTGCAGACACTTCGCCCCTATATTCGCGAATACCGCCCGGTGATTGTTGGCGTAGACGGGGGAGCCGACGCGGTCCTAGAGGCGGGCTACAAGCTCGACATGATTATTGGCGATATGGATTCGGTCTCGGATGAGGCGCTTCGGTCGGGCGCGGAGGTCGTGGTGCACGCCTACCGCGACGGCAACGCGCCCGGACAAAAGCGGCTCGAAGATCTGGGCGTTGAGCACAGTATTTTCCCCGCTGCGGGCACCTCGGAGGACATCGCGATGTTGCTGGCGGACGGCAAGGGCGCCAACATGATCGTCGCGGTGGGGACCCATTCAAATCTCATGGACTTCCTCGACAAGGGACGCCGTGGCATGGCCTCGACGTTCCTCACTCGCTTGCAGGTCGGCTCCAAGCTCGTTGACGCCAGAGGAGTATCGCGCCTGTATCGTTCGCGGATTTCCAACTGGCAGATTGCCTTCTTGCTGATCGCGGGCGTGGCGTGTGTGATGGCTGCCGTGTCGGCAACCGAGGTCGGGCGCATTACGTTCGATTTGATCAACGTGTGGTGGTCGGACTTGATCATCTGGATTAAGAATCTATTTTAG
- a CDS encoding copper transporter, giving the protein MVDFRYHLVSLISVFFALAIGIILGAGPLQNSIGNVLQGQVADLRVTNEQLKADKSSLAHVTNSQSQAFNELAPSLVNGKLDGRRVALVVLPGVPQAQVSDVRAKLELAGATMTGQATVTDAWTLASQTSFRSTFADQIRTYVPGVANNADTNTILAGALNAITREGVTKHGTLAGLMTGTDTPMLAVDAMKDPADVVIALAADIDPSKNATKDADAVAQQQYTSETLTALVSEIAARGPAVAVGAANSDGDVVRALRDGGVRISTADSPELVIGQINVAIAAASALNNAVIHLGIDSGAQSVLGTLELSPVATEGATEAPADGATAAATEPPADGEATPSEETTE; this is encoded by the coding sequence GTGGTTGATTTTAGGTATCACTTAGTCTCACTCATCTCGGTCTTCTTCGCGCTGGCCATTGGTATCATCTTGGGTGCCGGACCCCTGCAGAACTCGATCGGGAACGTGCTTCAGGGCCAGGTTGCCGATCTGCGCGTCACCAATGAGCAGTTGAAGGCGGACAAATCTTCCCTGGCGCATGTGACCAATTCGCAGAGCCAGGCGTTTAACGAGCTTGCCCCGAGCCTCGTCAACGGAAAGCTGGATGGGCGCCGGGTGGCGCTCGTGGTGCTTCCGGGTGTGCCGCAGGCACAGGTCAGCGACGTGCGCGCGAAGCTCGAGCTGGCGGGTGCGACGATGACGGGCCAGGCGACCGTGACGGATGCGTGGACGCTGGCGAGCCAGACATCCTTCCGTTCGACGTTTGCCGACCAGATTCGAACCTATGTTCCTGGGGTGGCTAATAATGCCGACACGAACACGATTCTTGCCGGGGCACTCAACGCGATTACCCGCGAGGGCGTGACGAAGCATGGCACGTTGGCTGGCCTGATGACCGGCACCGATACTCCAATGCTGGCAGTGGACGCCATGAAGGATCCGGCGGATGTGGTAATTGCGCTCGCAGCCGACATCGACCCGTCGAAGAATGCCACCAAGGATGCCGACGCCGTGGCGCAGCAGCAGTACACGTCCGAGACCTTGACCGCGCTCGTTTCCGAGATCGCGGCGCGTGGCCCGGCGGTTGCGGTGGGTGCGGCCAACTCGGATGGCGACGTCGTCCGCGCGCTTCGTGACGGCGGGGTCCGAATCTCTACCGCCGATTCCCCTGAACTCGTCATCGGCCAGATCAACGTGGCCATTGCTGCCGCCTCCGCGCTGAACAACGCGGTGATCCATCTGGGGATTGACAGCGGAGCACAAAGTGTGCTTGGCACGCTCGAGCTATCGCCGGTTGCCACCGAGGGTGCGACGGAGGCGCCGGCGGACGGTGCCACCGCGGCCGCAACAGAGCCCCCGGCGGACGGCGAGGCCACGCCGAGCGAGGAGACCACTGAATGA
- the murJ gene encoding murein biosynthesis integral membrane protein MurJ — MRAARALVGATGLVAALTLASRLFGLARKLAQSWALSDSPIAVAYDTANTVPNVLFEVAAGGALAGAVIPLLSRMIAKGQARDAEQAASALMTWILAVGVPLAAVVAILAGPLTHALLPGLDAGVAMLAANLLRIFAIQIPLYGLSVVATGILHSHGRFLLPALSPLLSSVSVTAMFVVYSLISNPFDAPGSLSVSGMALLGWGTTAGVAVFALPQLAVASRYLRLRPTFAFPPGAGRTTARLGLAGLAALLAQQGAIIAIMVTANGLGDVGTYAAFNYAYAIFMVPYAVLAVPVATVTFPQISKASGEHLRQLVARSTAIVTAMGMSGAALLIVLAQPAKIVLDLGRDINGLDAALQAMSVGLVGFSLLYHGARVLYARGQARRVILANSLGWGSVIVGLAGAAVVGVGGRWGTLVGIGAAMSLGLSVGGGAMLVLIGRSLGREALRGIAKLALVLLPTLAASGAVAYVCVGLILGVSDSIAGAFAAAVVGAGVVVGSAVATIFLTDRQALASLTR, encoded by the coding sequence ATGCGCGCGGCGCGGGCGCTAGTGGGCGCGACGGGCCTTGTTGCTGCTCTGACGCTCGCCTCGCGTCTGTTCGGACTCGCTCGCAAGCTCGCCCAGTCATGGGCTCTGTCCGATTCCCCGATCGCGGTCGCCTACGACACGGCCAATACCGTGCCCAACGTGTTGTTCGAGGTCGCCGCGGGCGGCGCCCTCGCGGGCGCGGTGATTCCCTTGCTCTCCCGGATGATCGCGAAGGGGCAGGCCAGGGACGCCGAACAGGCGGCGTCGGCCCTCATGACGTGGATACTCGCCGTCGGTGTGCCGCTTGCGGCGGTGGTTGCGATCCTCGCCGGGCCGCTGACGCACGCGTTGCTTCCTGGCCTCGATGCGGGCGTTGCCATGCTGGCGGCCAACCTCTTGCGCATCTTCGCGATCCAGATTCCACTCTATGGGCTGTCGGTGGTCGCAACCGGAATCCTTCACAGCCACGGACGCTTTCTGCTGCCTGCCCTTTCGCCGCTCTTATCCTCGGTGTCCGTGACGGCGATGTTCGTCGTCTATTCGCTCATATCGAATCCCTTTGATGCCCCCGGCTCGCTTTCTGTCTCCGGCATGGCCTTGCTGGGTTGGGGAACAACGGCCGGCGTGGCGGTTTTCGCGCTTCCGCAGCTGGCGGTCGCATCGCGCTACCTTCGCCTTCGCCCGACGTTCGCTTTTCCGCCTGGGGCTGGCCGCACGACTGCGCGGCTCGGCCTCGCCGGGCTCGCCGCGTTGCTCGCGCAACAGGGGGCGATCATCGCGATCATGGTCACGGCCAACGGCCTGGGAGACGTGGGTACCTACGCCGCCTTCAACTACGCCTACGCCATTTTCATGGTGCCCTACGCGGTGCTGGCTGTGCCGGTTGCGACGGTGACGTTCCCGCAGATCTCGAAAGCCAGCGGCGAGCATCTTCGCCAGCTCGTGGCGCGGTCGACGGCTATCGTCACGGCGATGGGAATGTCCGGTGCGGCGCTCCTTATCGTGCTCGCCCAGCCGGCGAAGATCGTGCTCGATCTCGGGCGCGACATTAACGGTCTCGACGCGGCCCTGCAAGCGATGTCCGTGGGGCTCGTCGGCTTTTCGCTGCTGTACCACGGTGCCAGGGTTCTGTACGCCCGCGGTCAGGCCCGCCGGGTCATTCTCGCCAATTCGCTGGGCTGGGGGAGCGTCATCGTTGGCCTCGCGGGAGCGGCGGTGGTAGGCGTCGGGGGCCGATGGGGCACGCTCGTGGGCATCGGTGCGGCGATGTCGCTCGGGTTGAGCGTGGGAGGGGGTGCGATGCTGGTCCTCATCGGCCGGTCGCTCGGACGGGAGGCCCTGCGTGGAATTGCGAAGCTGGCCCTCGTTCTGCTGCCCACGTTGGCGGCCTCGGGCGCGGTGGCCTATGTCTGCGTGGGCCTGATTCTCGGTGTGAGTGATTCAATCGCGGGTGCCTTCGCCGCGGCGGTCGTCGGCGCGGGCGTCGTCGTTGGAAGCGCGGTGGCCACGATCTTCCTCACCGACAGGCAGGCGCTTGCCAGCCTCACGCGTTAG
- a CDS encoding NUDIX domain-containing protein, with protein sequence MHKELRDISAPDHVRLTDRIERFRGPIFTIYDDEIEFSSGERARRQWMDHDDAVAVVALRPSSRPGEDWDVLLIRQYRHSPRRMMWEIPAGLCDEQDEAEVATAARELHEETGYIAASWYRLVNFVTSPGVSNEDLAVYLAFELTHRPSSFVREAEEAEIELAWFGLREVTDAVMRADLGSPSLVAGVLAANVALGRGLDTFDEIRIPDRG encoded by the coding sequence GTGCATAAAGAACTTCGCGATATTAGCGCCCCTGATCACGTCCGCCTAACGGACCGCATCGAACGATTCCGCGGCCCCATTTTCACCATCTACGACGACGAGATCGAGTTCTCGTCGGGCGAGCGTGCGCGCCGGCAATGGATGGACCATGACGACGCCGTCGCAGTCGTCGCGCTTAGGCCCTCTTCGCGTCCCGGCGAGGATTGGGACGTGTTGCTCATTAGGCAATACCGCCACTCGCCGCGTCGGATGATGTGGGAGATTCCCGCGGGTTTGTGTGACGAGCAGGACGAGGCAGAGGTGGCGACCGCGGCCCGCGAGCTCCACGAGGAGACGGGCTACATTGCGGCGTCGTGGTATCGGCTCGTCAACTTCGTGACCTCGCCGGGCGTGTCGAACGAGGACCTAGCGGTGTACCTGGCCTTTGAGCTGACCCACAGACCGTCGTCGTTCGTGCGCGAGGCTGAAGAGGCCGAGATTGAGCTCGCGTGGTTCGGGCTGAGGGAAGTCACGGACGCGGTGATGCGCGCGGACCTGGGCAGCCCGAGCCTCGTCGCCGGAGTGCTCGCGGCGAACGTCGCCCTCGGCCGTGGCCTGGACACTTTCGATGAGATTCGCATCCCAGATCGCGGCTAA